A stretch of Prinia subflava isolate CZ2003 ecotype Zambia chromosome 14, Cam_Psub_1.2, whole genome shotgun sequence DNA encodes these proteins:
- the ISY1 gene encoding pre-mRNA-splicing factor ISY1 homolog yields the protein MARNAEKAMTALARFRQAQLEEGKVKERRPFLASECNELPKAEKWRRQIIGEISKKVAQIQNAGLGEFRIRDLNDEINKLLREKGHWEYRIKELGGPDYARIGPKMLDHEGKEVPGNRGYKYFGAAKDLPGVRELFEKEPLPPPRKTRAELMKDIDAEYYGYRDEDDGILEPLEQEHEKKVIAEAVEKWKMEREARLARGEEEEEENIYAVHEEESDEEGGKEREGEDGQQKFIAHVPVPTQQEIEEALVRRKKMELLQKYASETLLAQSEEAKTLLGL from the exons ATG GCTCGCAACGCGGAGAAGGCCAT GACGGCCTTGGCAAGATTTCGGCAAGCCCAGCTTGAGGAAGGAAAGGTCAAG GAGCGGAGGCCTTTCCTTGCCTCAGAGTGCAATGAGCTGCCCAAAGCTGAGAAGTGGAGGAGACAG ATCATTGGGGAGATTTCCAAGAAAGTGGCACAGATCCAAAATG CTGGATTGGGTGAATTCAGAATTCGGGACCTGAACGATGAAATAAACAAACTTCTGAGGGAGAAAGGACACTGGGAGTACAGAATAAAGGAGCTGGGAGGTCCTGACTATGCT CGGATTGGCCCAAAAATGTTAGATCATGAAGGGAAAGAAGTTCCAGGAAACAGAGGCTACAAATACTTTGGGGCTGCAAAGGATTTGCCAGGAGTTAGAGAACTTTTTGAAAAGGAAC CTCTGCCACCCCCACGGAAGACTCGGGCTGAGCTGATGAAGGACATCGACGCCGAGTACTACGGCTACAGGGATGAGGATGATGGGatcctggagcccctggagcaggagcacgAGAAGAAAG TTATAGCAGAAGCAGTGGAAAAATGGAAGATGGAGAGAGAAGCACGACTTGCaaggggtgaggaggaggaggaagaaaacatcTATGCTGTCCACGAGGAAGAG tCTGATGAGGAAGGTGGCAAGGAGAGAGAAGGTGAAGACGGCCAACAGAAATTTATTGCACATGTTCCAGTGCCAACTCAGCAGGAG ATCGAGGAAGCTCTTGTACGAAGAAAGAagatggagctgctccagaagtACGCCAGTGAAACGCTGCTGGCACAGAGCGAGGAGGCAAAGACACTTCTAGGATTGTAA
- the CNBP gene encoding CCHC-type zinc finger nucleic acid binding protein isoform X2, with the protein MSSNECFKCGRTGHWARECPTGIGRGRGMRSRGRGFQFMSSSLPDICYRCGESGHLAKDCDLQEDEACYNCGRGGHIAKDCKEPKREREQCCYNCGKPGHLARDCDHADEQKCYSCGEFGHIQKDCTKVKCYRCGETGHVAINCSKTSEVNCYRCGESGHLARECTIEATA; encoded by the exons ATGAGCAGCAACGAGTGCTTCAAGTGTGGCCGCACTGGCCACTGGGCCCGGGAGTGCCCCACTGGGATAGGCCGTGGCCGTGGCATGAGGAGCCGTGGCAGAg GCTTCCAGTTCATGTCTTCGTCTCTGCCGGATATCTGTTACCGCTGTGGTGAGTCTGGCCACCTTGCCAAGGACTGTGACCTTCAGGAGGATG AAGCCTGCTATAACTGCGGTAGAGGTGGCCACATTGCGAAGGACTGCAAGGAGCCcaagagggagagggagcagtgCTGCTACAACTGTGGCAAGCCCGGCCACCTGGCCCGCGACTGCGACCACGCAGACGAGCAGAAGTGCTATTCTTGTGGAGAGTTCGGGCACATTCAAAAAGACTGCACCAAAGTGAAATGCTATAG GTGTGGTGAAACTGGCCATGTAGCCATCAACTGCAGCAAGACCAGCGAAGTCAACTGCTACCGCTGCGGCGAGTCAGGGCACCTTGCACGGGAATGCACAATTGAAGCTACAGcctaa
- the CNBP gene encoding CCHC-type zinc finger nucleic acid binding protein isoform X1 produces MSSNECFKCGRTGHWARECPTGIGRGRGMRSRGRAGFQFMSSSLPDICYRCGESGHLAKDCDLQEDEACYNCGRGGHIAKDCKEPKREREQCCYNCGKPGHLARDCDHADEQKCYSCGEFGHIQKDCTKVKCYRCGETGHVAINCSKTSEVNCYRCGESGHLARECTIEATA; encoded by the exons ATGAGCAGCAACGAGTGCTTCAAGTGTGGCCGCACTGGCCACTGGGCCCGGGAGTGCCCCACTGGGATAGGCCGTGGCCGTGGCATGAGGAGCCGTGGCAGAg CAGGCTTCCAGTTCATGTCTTCGTCTCTGCCGGATATCTGTTACCGCTGTGGTGAGTCTGGCCACCTTGCCAAGGACTGTGACCTTCAGGAGGATG AAGCCTGCTATAACTGCGGTAGAGGTGGCCACATTGCGAAGGACTGCAAGGAGCCcaagagggagagggagcagtgCTGCTACAACTGTGGCAAGCCCGGCCACCTGGCCCGCGACTGCGACCACGCAGACGAGCAGAAGTGCTATTCTTGTGGAGAGTTCGGGCACATTCAAAAAGACTGCACCAAAGTGAAATGCTATAG GTGTGGTGAAACTGGCCATGTAGCCATCAACTGCAGCAAGACCAGCGAAGTCAACTGCTACCGCTGCGGCGAGTCAGGGCACCTTGCACGGGAATGCACAATTGAAGCTACAGcctaa
- the CNBP gene encoding CCHC-type zinc finger nucleic acid binding protein isoform X3, with protein sequence MSSNECFKCGRTGHWARECPTGIGRGRGMRSRGRAGFQFMSSSLPDICYRCGESGHLAKDCDLQEDACYNCGRGGHIAKDCKEPKREREQCCYNCGKPGHLARDCDHADEQKCYSCGEFGHIQKDCTKVKCYRCGETGHVAINCSKTSEVNCYRCGESGHLARECTIEATA encoded by the exons ATGAGCAGCAACGAGTGCTTCAAGTGTGGCCGCACTGGCCACTGGGCCCGGGAGTGCCCCACTGGGATAGGCCGTGGCCGTGGCATGAGGAGCCGTGGCAGAg CAGGCTTCCAGTTCATGTCTTCGTCTCTGCCGGATATCTGTTACCGCTGTGGTGAGTCTGGCCACCTTGCCAAGGACTGTGACCTTCAGGAGGATG CCTGCTATAACTGCGGTAGAGGTGGCCACATTGCGAAGGACTGCAAGGAGCCcaagagggagagggagcagtgCTGCTACAACTGTGGCAAGCCCGGCCACCTGGCCCGCGACTGCGACCACGCAGACGAGCAGAAGTGCTATTCTTGTGGAGAGTTCGGGCACATTCAAAAAGACTGCACCAAAGTGAAATGCTATAG GTGTGGTGAAACTGGCCATGTAGCCATCAACTGCAGCAAGACCAGCGAAGTCAACTGCTACCGCTGCGGCGAGTCAGGGCACCTTGCACGGGAATGCACAATTGAAGCTACAGcctaa
- the CNBP gene encoding CCHC-type zinc finger nucleic acid binding protein isoform X4, whose translation MSSNECFKCGRTGHWARECPTGIGRGRGMRSRGRGFQFMSSSLPDICYRCGESGHLAKDCDLQEDACYNCGRGGHIAKDCKEPKREREQCCYNCGKPGHLARDCDHADEQKCYSCGEFGHIQKDCTKVKCYRCGETGHVAINCSKTSEVNCYRCGESGHLARECTIEATA comes from the exons ATGAGCAGCAACGAGTGCTTCAAGTGTGGCCGCACTGGCCACTGGGCCCGGGAGTGCCCCACTGGGATAGGCCGTGGCCGTGGCATGAGGAGCCGTGGCAGAg GCTTCCAGTTCATGTCTTCGTCTCTGCCGGATATCTGTTACCGCTGTGGTGAGTCTGGCCACCTTGCCAAGGACTGTGACCTTCAGGAGGATG CCTGCTATAACTGCGGTAGAGGTGGCCACATTGCGAAGGACTGCAAGGAGCCcaagagggagagggagcagtgCTGCTACAACTGTGGCAAGCCCGGCCACCTGGCCCGCGACTGCGACCACGCAGACGAGCAGAAGTGCTATTCTTGTGGAGAGTTCGGGCACATTCAAAAAGACTGCACCAAAGTGAAATGCTATAG GTGTGGTGAAACTGGCCATGTAGCCATCAACTGCAGCAAGACCAGCGAAGTCAACTGCTACCGCTGCGGCGAGTCAGGGCACCTTGCACGGGAATGCACAATTGAAGCTACAGcctaa